A single genomic interval of Terriglobia bacterium harbors:
- a CDS encoding fibronectin type III domain-containing protein produces MRWKRVLILLMWLAPAPLLAADVTLAWDPNSETDLAGYKVYYGTSPRTYGAPISLGKQTTFTVTGLSLGTYYFAVTAYNTAGLESGFSNEVSTTITAPSRCDLNLDGAVNIMDLQALINAILGVKPLSPMVSGDMNGDGGTNVLDVQILVSVILGITGCK; encoded by the coding sequence GTGCGCTGGAAAAGGGTATTGATCCTTTTGATGTGGCTGGCCCCGGCACCGCTCCTGGCGGCGGATGTGACCCTGGCCTGGGATCCAAACAGCGAAACCGATCTGGCCGGCTACAAGGTTTACTACGGCACGTCGCCGAGGACATATGGCGCGCCGATCTCCCTGGGCAAGCAGACCACCTTCACCGTGACCGGCCTGTCACTAGGCACCTACTATTTCGCGGTGACGGCATACAACACAGCCGGCCTGGAGAGCGGCTTCTCGAATGAGGTTTCTACGACTATCACGGCGCCCTCAAGGTGCGATCTGAACCTTGATGGCGCGGTGAACATAATGGACCTGCAGGCACTCATCAATGCCATCCTTGGCGTGAAGCCGCTGTCCCCAATGGTAAGCGGCGATATGAACGGAGATGGCGGGACCAACGTGCTCGACGTGCAGATCTTGGTCTCTGTGATCCTCGGGATCACAGGGTGTAAATAA
- a CDS encoding PadR family transcriptional regulator, giving the protein MALPKSEVMYGTLDLLVLKTLEALGPLHGYAIAGRIHQVSCELLRLNQGTLYPALLRLEHNGWISSKWGTTENNRKARYYSITRSGRKRLIEEAGNWEQMAEIINRVLAGSF; this is encoded by the coding sequence ATGGCGCTGCCGAAATCTGAAGTGATGTATGGGACGTTGGATCTGCTCGTGTTAAAGACACTTGAGGCTCTGGGTCCCCTGCACGGGTATGCGATTGCGGGCCGCATTCATCAGGTGTCCTGCGAGTTGCTGCGTTTGAACCAAGGAACGCTTTACCCCGCCCTGCTCCGCCTCGAACACAACGGCTGGATCAGCTCGAAATGGGGTACGACTGAGAACAATCGCAAGGCGCGTTACTACTCGATCACGAGGTCCGGTCGCAAAAGGCTCATCGAAGAGGCCGGCAACTGGGAGCAAATGGCAGAAATCATCAATCGTGTACTGGCGGGATCGTTTTGA
- a CDS encoding metallophosphoesterase translates to MFQWQRRGIAPLPPPGLPIRQRGCRIKRHTSADYETAFVLGDLHFPWQNDRAIEVALGIAEELAPNLVVINGDATDCWDISKFDKNPACHDKAKLSSELNLTRDFLARLRKRFQRARIVYVFGNHEHRWAVFIASNARELHGLKGMTLQEQLELDQHRIECVYSGNKETSWQWGKLLIGHFDAVSKHSGYTAKNLLDSKGISLIQNHTHRGGSSFKRLWDRDVVAYENFCLCDRNPAYVDHPNWQLGFSIVYKDRKSDCFSVEQHPIVEIVNGDRTTLKAFFNCTLFVN, encoded by the coding sequence ATCTTCCAGTGGCAACGGCGGGGCATTGCCCCACTGCCCCCGCCAGGCCTGCCAATACGTCAAAGGGGGTGCCGCATTAAACGTCACACGTCTGCCGATTACGAGACTGCCTTCGTTCTCGGAGATCTTCATTTCCCTTGGCAGAATGACAGGGCCATCGAAGTGGCGCTGGGCATTGCAGAAGAACTGGCCCCGAACCTGGTTGTGATCAACGGAGATGCAACAGATTGCTGGGACATATCAAAATTTGACAAAAACCCGGCGTGCCACGATAAGGCCAAGCTCTCTTCAGAGTTGAATCTCACCCGAGATTTCCTCGCGCGCCTTCGCAAGCGGTTTCAGAGGGCGCGCATCGTGTACGTGTTCGGGAATCACGAGCACAGGTGGGCCGTCTTTATTGCCAGCAATGCCCGCGAGCTGCACGGATTAAAGGGCATGACGCTGCAGGAGCAACTGGAGCTGGACCAGCACAGGATTGAATGCGTTTACTCAGGCAACAAAGAGACGAGCTGGCAGTGGGGCAAGCTGCTGATCGGACATTTTGACGCCGTATCGAAACACAGCGGGTACACGGCGAAGAATCTCCTGGACAGTAAGGGCATCTCGCTGATTCAAAACCACACGCACCGGGGCGGGTCGTCTTTCAAGCGGCTGTGGGACCGGGATGTGGTTGCCTACGAAAACTTCTGTCTCTGCGACCGAAACCCGGCTTACGTCGATCACCCGAATTGGCAGCTTGGGTTCTCGATTGTCTACAAGGACAGGAAGAGCGACTGCTTCTCAGTCGAGCAGCACCCGATTGTCGAGATCGTCAACGGCGACCGAACCACGTTGAAGGCGTTCTTCAATTGCACATTGTTTGTCAACTGA
- a CDS encoding TIGR03435 family protein — translation MNRKLFNVWILVLFLMGSMLIAGRSVGQSANLQPGSTAPEIVLAKILQAPPEAKPNWQGLRGKVVVVEFWATWCAPCIAQQPHLNQLAEKFGDKQAQFISITDEPEEVVAPFLNRRVVRGWVGLDLNKSTFKAFGVSGIPRTVVVDQKGKIFAIMTGTREGENLNEEMLNGLISGSSLSSDTDVRNPVTAPKPGGISSPDAIKAPDSEPAILNLSIRPSKEATSTTIMAPNRITATGAELNSLLQSLFRVNPTHLSTPAEMQGQRYDVTAVMQDDKSQALRDLVVSALESALGIKVERVTREMDAFVLTAPNELTGSLQSTRAKSFHASADEGVLAASGAGPSQLIAQIESVIKTPVIDETHLQGKFDWDLLYDGKNPMSIIEAVRQQLRLELLPAKRPVEMVIVEKK, via the coding sequence ATGAACAGGAAGCTATTCAACGTTTGGATTCTGGTTCTCTTTTTAATGGGCTCCATGTTGATCGCTGGAAGGAGCGTGGGGCAGTCTGCGAATCTGCAGCCAGGTTCTACCGCGCCGGAAATCGTGCTGGCGAAGATTCTCCAAGCTCCACCGGAAGCCAAGCCGAATTGGCAAGGGTTGCGAGGCAAAGTGGTTGTAGTTGAGTTTTGGGCGACTTGGTGTGCGCCGTGCATCGCCCAGCAGCCACATCTGAACCAACTGGCCGAGAAGTTTGGCGACAAGCAGGCCCAGTTCATTTCCATCACTGACGAACCCGAAGAAGTGGTTGCCCCATTTCTCAATCGCAGGGTGGTGAGGGGCTGGGTGGGACTCGACCTGAACAAATCGACATTCAAGGCATTTGGGGTGTCCGGTATCCCGCGGACCGTTGTCGTAGATCAAAAGGGCAAGATCTTTGCCATCATGACCGGCACCCGGGAAGGGGAGAACTTAAATGAGGAGATGCTAAACGGACTCATTAGTGGTAGCAGTCTTTCATCGGATACCGATGTTCGCAATCCAGTCACCGCACCCAAGCCAGGAGGAATCAGCTCGCCTGATGCCATAAAGGCGCCTGACAGTGAGCCGGCAATTCTTAATCTAAGCATTCGGCCTTCCAAGGAGGCGACTTCCACAACGATCATGGCTCCGAATAGGATTACAGCCACCGGTGCGGAATTGAATTCGCTTTTGCAGTCCTTGTTCCGGGTAAATCCAACTCACCTGTCTACCCCGGCTGAGATGCAGGGGCAACGATACGATGTCACAGCCGTCATGCAGGATGACAAGAGTCAGGCCCTCAGAGATCTGGTCGTCAGTGCCCTGGAATCTGCACTGGGGATTAAGGTTGAGCGCGTCACTCGTGAAATGGATGCCTTTGTCCTCACTGCACCGAACGAGCTGACGGGCAGCCTGCAATCCACAAGGGCGAAGAGTTTCCACGCCAGCGCGGACGAAGGTGTGCTTGCAGCTTCAGGTGCGGGTCCTAGCCAATTGATTGCCCAGATTGAGAGTGTGATCAAAACGCCTGTAATCGATGAAACCCACCTTCAAGGGAAATTTGACTGGGATCTTCTTTATGACGGCAAGAATCCGATGTCGATCATCGAGGCTGTGCGTCAACAATTGCGGTTAGAGCTGTTGCCCGCAAAGCGACCGGTAGAGATGGTTATTGTAGAGAAGAAGTAG